From the genome of Seriola aureovittata isolate HTS-2021-v1 ecotype China chromosome 6, ASM2101889v1, whole genome shotgun sequence, one region includes:
- the LOC130171117 gene encoding chymotrypsin-like elastase family member 3B, with protein sequence MLQALVLLLLQAAYVFGCGTPAVKPDTNRVVNGQDARPHSWPWQISLQVKHGSRYHHTCGGTLIAPRWVLTAGHCIWPGDVYRVVLGEHDMSQQEGTEQIRDILRIVVHPKWDIDHVADGNDLALLKLDKSPVMSDSVSVACLPEAGDTPTHGTPCYISGWGNLYTHGPMPDKLQQALLPVVEYSVCRRSDWWGINVKTTMICAGGDVVAGCNGDSGGPLNCRGQDGKWYVQGVTSFVSSRVCNEVKKPTVFTRTSAFTDWLSDVMLHY encoded by the exons ATGCTGCAGGCGCTggtcctcctgctgcttcagGCAGCATATG tttttggATGTGGTACACCTGCTGTAAAGCCTGACACCAACAGGGTGGTGAATGGACAGGATGCCCGCCCCCACAGCTGGCCCTGGCAG ATCTCCCTGCAGGTGAAACATGGCAGCCGTTACCATCACACTTGTGGAGGAACTCTGATCGCACCTCGTTGGGTGCTGACCGCTGGACACTGCATCTG GCCGGGAGACGTGTATCGTGTGGTGCTGGGAGAGCACGACATGAGTCAGCAGGAGGGGACTGAGCAGATCAGAGACATTCTGCGTATCGTTGTTCATCCCAAGTGGGACATCGACCATGTGGCTGATGG CAATGATCTGGCCCTGCTCAAACTGGATAAAAGCCCCGTCATGAGCGACAGCGTTAGCGTGGCTTGTCTTCCAGAGGCTGGAGACACCCCCACCCATGGGACTCCGTGTTACATCTCCGGCTGGGGCAACCTTTACA ctcATGGACCTATGCCTGACAAGCTGCAGCAGGCCCTGCTGCCCGTGGTGGAGTACAGCGTGTGCAGACGCAGCGACTGGTGGGGCATCAACGTCAAGACCACCATGATCTGTGCAGGGGGAGACGTCGTAGCCGGATGCAAC ggagACTCTGGTGGTCCTCTGAACTGCAGGGGTCAGGATGGTAAGTGGTACGTCCAGGGTGTGACCAGCTTCGTTTCCTCCCGCGTCTGCAACGAGGTCAAGAAGCCCACCGTCTTCACCCGTACCTCCGCCTTCACCGACTGGCTCAGTGAC GTCATGCTGCATTACTGA
- the slc34a2b gene encoding solute carrier family 34 member 2b: MAPRPEVGTDSSPALNDKAPARDILPSYSTVDLVNEDPEENPWDLPELKDTGVKWSELDTKGKITRVVTAIVKLVLLLGLLYLFICSLDVLSSAFQLVGGKAAGDIFQDNVVLSNPVAGLVIGVLVTVLVQSSSTSSSIVVSMVSSGLLEVQSAVPIIMGANIGTSVTNTIVAMMQAGDRNEFRRAFAGATVHDFFNWLSVLVLLPLEVATGVLYKLTLLIIESFNIESGEDAPDLLNVITDPLTNSIVQLDKSVITGIATGDPEARNKSLIKVWCKKETNTTFWNVTVENCTAGAVCWEEGNLTWTEMNMTWTDYQEKCKHLFASANLPDLAVGLILLALSLLVLCTCLILIVKLLNSMLQGQVAVVIKKVLNTDFPFPFTWVTGYIAIMVGAGMTFIVQSSSVFTSAITPLVGIGVISLERAYPLTLGSNIGTTTTAILAAMASPGETLANSLQIALCHFFFNIMGILLWYPIPFMRVPIRLARGLGNHTAKYRWFAALYLFLCFLVFPLSVFGLSLAGWQVLVGVGVPIIVLVVFVVIVNVMQSRCPRRLPRVLRDWDFLPRPLRSLAPWDAVVSSTFGFCGKHCCCCCRCCKCCKKDEDEKIRKNSVNSLEMYDNPAMSRDEDTKEAVKATHL, from the exons ATGGCTCCAAGACCAGAAGTGGGGACTGACTCCTCCCCTGCTCTCA ATGACAAAGCTCCAGCTAGGGACATCCTGCCGTCTTACTCCACCGTGGACCTGGTGAACGAGGATCCAGAGGAGAATCCCTGGGATCTCCCCGAGCTCAAAGACACTGGAGTCAAGTGGTCAG AACTGGATACAAAGGGGAAGATCACGAGAGTGGTGACAGCTATAGTGAAGCTGGTTCTGCTGCTTGGACTCCTCTACCTGTTTATCTGCTCTCTGGACGTCCTCAGCTCTGCGTTCCAGCTGGTCGGAG gcaaAGCTGCTGGTGACATCTTCCAGGACAATGTTGTGTTGTCCAACCCTGTGGCCGGGCTGGTGATCGGGGTGTTAGTCACAGTGCTGGTGCAGAGctccagcacctcctcctctaTTGTGGTCAGCATGGTGTCCTCTGGAT TGCTGGAGGTCCAGTCTGCGGTGCCGATCATCATGGGAGCCAACATCGGAACATCGGTCACCAACACTATCGTGGCCATGATGCAGGCAGGAGATCGAAATGAGTTCCGCAG GGCGTTTGCTGGTGCGACGGTCCACGACTTCTTCAACTGGCTCTCTGTGCTGGTTCTCCTGCCCCTGGAAGTGGCCACAGGCGTCCTGTACAAACTCACCCTCCTCATCATCGAATCCTTCAACATCGAGAGCGGCGAGGACGCCCCTGACCTGCTCAACGTCATCACCGACCCTCTCACAAACTCCATCGTCCAG CTGGACAAATCTGTGATCACCGGCATCGCCACCGGTGACCCAGAGGCCAGAAACAAGAGTCTGATCAAAGTGTGGTGCAAAAAAGAGACCAACACG ACTTTCTGGAATGTGACGGTGGAGAACTGCACTGCCGGCGCTGTCTGCTGGGAAGAAGGAAACCTGACCTGGACCGAGATGAACATGACATGGACTGATTACCAAGAGAAAT GCAAACATCTCTTCGCCAGTGCCAATTTGCCGGACCTGGCAGTGGGCCTCATTCTCCTGGCTCTGTCTTTGCTCGTCCTCTGCACCTGCCTCATCCTCATCGTCAAGCTGCTCAACTCCATGCTGCAGGGACAGGTGGCCGTGGTCATCAAGAAGGTGCTCAACACAg ATTTCCCCTTCCCCTTCACTTGGGTTACTGGCTATATTGCAATTATGGTGGGAGCCGGGATGACCTTCATTGTTCAGAGCAGTTCTGTTTTCACCTCGGCTATAACTCCTCTTGTTG GTATTGGTGTCATTAGCCTCGAGAGAGCCTATCCTCTGACCCTGGGCTCAAACATCGGTACAACAACCACAGCTATACTTGCTGCTATGGCTAGCCCTGGAGAAACCCTGGCAAACTCCCTGCAG attGCACTTTGCCATTTCTTCTTTAACATCATGGGTATTTTACTGTGGTATCCAATCCCCTTCATGCGAGTGCCCATCAGGCTGGCCAGGGGGCTGGGGAACCATACTGCAAAATACCGTTGGTTTGCCGCCCTCTACCTCTTCCTGTGCTTCTTGGTTTTCCCCCTGTCTGTGTTCGGCCTGTCGCTGGCTGGTTGGCAAGTCCTGGTTGGCGTCGGCGTGCCCATCATTGTGTTGGTCGTCTTTGTGGTCATCGTCAATGTGATGCAGTCTCGATGCCCCCGCCGCCTGCCCAGGGTCCTGCGCGACTGGGACTTTTTGCCCCGGCCCCTGCGCTCCCTGGCGCCGTGGGACGCTGTGGTGTCTTCCACTTTCGGCTTCTGTggcaaacactgctgctgctgctgcagatgctGCAAGTGCTGCAAAAAGGATGAGGATGAAAAGATCAGAAAGAACAGCGTGAACAGTCTGGAGATGTACGATAACCCAGCCATGTCGAGAGACGAGGACACAAAGGAGGCTGTTAAAGCAACACATCTTTAA